The Candidatus Dependentiae bacterium genome includes a window with the following:
- the rpsU gene encoding 30S ribosomal protein S21: protein MAKKSYNVEVPVNGNNIEKSLRRLKKTIEREGVVRDMKRQVYFEPPTQKRRKKKLRAIKTNAMRLSEGV, encoded by the coding sequence ATGGCAAAAAAAAGCTACAACGTAGAAGTTCCTGTAAATGGAAATAATATTGAAAAAAGTCTTCGTCGTTTGAAAAAAACGATTGAACGTGAAGGTGTTGTTCGTGATATGAAGCGTCAAGTTTACTTTGAACCGCCAACACAAAAACGTCGCAAAAAGAAGTTGCGTGCAATCAAGACAAATGCAATGCGTCTTTCTGAAGGCGTCTAG
- a CDS encoding ribosome-binding factor A, with protein MSFRPNSSHKKERARSQFFREFVVLFRKLALDEPILNSIFPTKTETAPDGSVMYFYFAGDGDQAAVEEVLKTLILYKPSIRKAIGDQIRKRYVPQIIFRYDSTFEKIQRIESLLNNIVSENSSGSDDNDLK; from the coding sequence TTGTCGTTTAGACCAAATTCTTCTCATAAAAAAGAACGCGCACGTTCACAGTTTTTCCGTGAATTTGTAGTTCTTTTTCGCAAATTAGCGTTAGATGAGCCTATCTTAAATTCTATTTTTCCGACCAAGACGGAAACTGCTCCCGATGGATCAGTAATGTATTTTTACTTTGCTGGTGATGGGGATCAGGCAGCTGTTGAAGAGGTTTTGAAAACGTTGATTTTGTATAAGCCTTCTATTCGAAAAGCGATTGGCGATCAGATACGAAAGCGCTATGTACCACAAATAATTTTTAGATATGACTCTACATTCGAAAAAATTCAAAGAATTGAATCTTTGTTGAATAATATAGTATCTGAAAATTCCTCTGGGTCAGATGATAATGATTTGAAGTGA